In a single window of the Hydrogenobaculum sp. 3684 genome:
- the aroE gene encoding shikimate dehydrogenase, translating to MMNLPNGQTLCYGIFGYPVKHSLSPVFQSFAFSKKNINAIYIPFEVKPEDLEIAIKGAKAMSVKGLNITIPHKESVLEFVDVISDDVKKIGSCNTLLFEENIIKAYNTDYIGFKRALEEKTSLNGKKALVLGAGGTSKAIIYALTSSGVKVYLHNRTIKKALKLKEIFDVEVIGHIEDILQYVDIIVNTTSVGLKDDDEALFDYDKISAHHIVFDVIYKDTALIKKAKEKGAVAVNGLPMLVYQGLESFKIWTGVDAFDIAPQIFELLKAYKT from the coding sequence ATGATGAACTTACCAAACGGTCAAACCCTTTGCTATGGTATCTTTGGATATCCGGTTAAACATAGTCTATCCCCTGTTTTTCAGTCTTTTGCTTTTAGTAAAAAAAATATAAACGCTATATATATACCTTTTGAAGTAAAACCAGAAGACTTGGAAATCGCTATAAAAGGCGCAAAAGCAATGTCTGTTAAGGGCCTAAATATTACAATACCCCATAAAGAAAGCGTGTTGGAATTTGTAGATGTGATCTCTGATGATGTAAAGAAAATAGGTTCTTGCAATACACTTCTTTTTGAAGAGAATATCATAAAAGCCTACAACACAGATTATATAGGTTTTAAAAGGGCTTTGGAAGAAAAAACTTCTTTAAATGGCAAAAAAGCTTTAGTGCTTGGAGCTGGTGGGACTTCGAAAGCTATAATATACGCTCTTACAAGCTCTGGTGTAAAAGTTTACCTTCACAATAGAACTATAAAAAAAGCCCTAAAACTAAAAGAGATTTTTGATGTAGAAGTGATAGGACACATAGAAGATATACTTCAATACGTAGATATCATAGTAAATACCACATCTGTGGGCTTAAAAGATGATGATGAAGCTCTTTTTGATTACGATAAGATATCAGCTCATCATATAGTTTTTGATGTAATATACAAAGATACAGCTCTTATAAAAAAAGCAAAAGAGAAAGGAGCCGTTGCTGTAAACGGCCTTCCCATGCTCGTTTATCAAGGCTTAGAAAGCTTCAAAATATGGACAGGTGTTGATGCTTTTGATATAGCGCCTCAGATTTTTGAGCTTTTAAAAGCATATAAAACTTAA
- the mraY gene encoding phospho-N-acetylmuramoyl-pentapeptide-transferase: MLYWLGLVLKSHIFLFNVLRYITFRALMAVILSFFITLVLSPIFMRKVTALNRLYGGYVREDTPETHSKKKFVPSMGGLIIILSLELSSILLMRLDIAQTWIMAFTVLGFAIVGFIDDFVKLKNKKGISARSKMLGQIVVSFVSALLLYFVVHIDTNLYFPFFKSLKLNLGYFYIVFVMLVLIATSNAVNLTDGLDGLAIVPAMTTAFALGIISYVAGNAVLAKYLEIHYVENAGELAIFGMAVVGAGLGFLWFNSFPAQMFMGDVGSLGLGAALGMLAIMSKQELTLIIAGGVFVVEALSVIIQVSVFKITKGKRVFKMAPIHHHFELNGTPEPKIVVRIWIVSILLAIFTIATLKLR; this comes from the coding sequence ATGTTATATTGGCTTGGTTTAGTCCTTAAAAGTCATATATTTTTATTCAACGTATTAAGATATATCACCTTTAGGGCGTTGATGGCTGTTATTTTAAGCTTTTTTATTACACTTGTTTTATCTCCTATTTTTATGAGAAAAGTAACAGCCCTAAATAGATTATACGGGGGCTACGTGAGGGAAGATACTCCAGAGACTCATTCTAAGAAAAAGTTTGTGCCTTCGATGGGCGGGCTTATAATAATACTTAGCCTTGAATTATCCTCAATTTTGCTTATGAGGCTTGATATAGCCCAAACATGGATAATGGCTTTTACCGTGCTTGGGTTTGCCATTGTTGGTTTTATAGATGATTTTGTAAAACTAAAAAATAAAAAAGGTATATCAGCAAGATCCAAGATGCTTGGTCAAATTGTAGTGAGCTTTGTAAGTGCGCTTCTTCTTTACTTCGTGGTTCATATAGATACCAATTTGTATTTCCCTTTTTTTAAAAGCCTAAAATTAAATTTAGGATATTTTTATATAGTTTTTGTAATGCTTGTACTTATAGCTACTTCAAATGCTGTAAACCTTACAGACGGACTCGATGGACTTGCTATAGTACCAGCTATGACCACCGCTTTTGCCCTTGGTATCATTTCTTACGTGGCTGGTAATGCCGTATTGGCAAAGTATCTTGAGATTCATTATGTTGAAAATGCCGGTGAGCTTGCTATATTTGGTATGGCTGTAGTGGGGGCTGGTCTTGGGTTTTTGTGGTTTAACTCTTTTCCCGCTCAAATGTTTATGGGGGATGTGGGATCTCTTGGGCTTGGAGCGGCCCTTGGTATGCTTGCTATCATGTCAAAGCAAGAACTAACCCTTATAATAGCTGGTGGAGTGTTTGTGGTGGAGGCCCTTAGTGTAATAATTCAAGTAAGCGTTTTTAAAATTACAAAGGGAAAACGGGTCTTTAAAATGGCGCCCATTCATCATCATTTTGAACTAAATGGCACTCCAGAACCAAAGATTGTTGTAAGAATCTGGATAGTTTCTATACTTCTTGCAATATTTACCATAGCTACGCTAAAATTAAGATGA
- a CDS encoding RNA methyltransferase yields MSVFIGVLHWPATDRYGNRIITSFTTLDLHDIARPAKTYGVETYYIAHPVDAQREVIQRQIEYWTCQENKDKQFTRYESVALVKLVYNYEEIIEDIISKKGKKPITVGTDARTYPNTISYKELSEAIKSGENDYLILFGTGYGIPKSLMETFDLILEPIYGASDWNHLSVRNAAAIILDRLLSRNRC; encoded by the coding sequence ATGAGTGTTTTTATAGGGGTTTTGCACTGGCCTGCTACTGATAGATACGGAAATAGAATCATCACATCTTTTACTACCCTTGATCTTCATGATATAGCAAGACCTGCAAAAACCTACGGTGTAGAGACTTATTATATAGCCCATCCGGTGGATGCTCAAAGGGAGGTTATCCAAAGACAGATAGAGTATTGGACTTGCCAAGAAAACAAAGATAAGCAGTTTACAAGGTATGAAAGTGTGGCTTTGGTAAAGCTTGTTTATAACTATGAGGAGATTATAGAAGATATTATCTCTAAAAAAGGCAAAAAACCAATAACGGTGGGTACCGATGCAAGGACTTATCCAAATACGATATCTTACAAAGAGCTTTCAGAGGCTATAAAATCTGGTGAAAACGACTATCTCATACTATTTGGCACAGGATATGGTATACCAAAATCTTTGATGGAAACCTTTGATCTTATATTAGAACCCATCTATGGGGCTTCCGATTGGAATCATCTGTCGGTTAGAAACGCCGCCGCCATAATCTTAGATAGGCTTCTTAGTAGAAATAGGTGTTAA
- the plsY gene encoding glycerol-3-phosphate 1-O-acyltransferase PlsY → MGFIIGFLLSVFGYLLGSILFAKIVASYKGIDITSVGSKSAGATNVTRTLGKKYGALVFLLDAFKGFLIAILDRFYIDPSSLWFGIVMVSPVIGHIYSYRADFKGGKGVATAFGVVFGISPLLALKMFLVWAVVFYLFRYVSLASITSVLVGYFLFLEGDFTTSQKLGASLIAFLILYKHKDNIFRLLNKEEYRFK, encoded by the coding sequence ATGGGGTTTATAATAGGTTTTCTTTTAAGCGTTTTTGGTTATCTTCTTGGTTCTATCTTGTTTGCTAAGATAGTAGCCTCTTACAAGGGTATAGATATCACATCTGTTGGTAGCAAAAGTGCAGGGGCTACAAACGTCACCCGAACCCTTGGTAAAAAATACGGTGCTTTGGTGTTTTTACTGGATGCTTTTAAAGGATTTTTGATAGCTATTTTAGATAGATTTTATATAGATCCAAGCTCTCTTTGGTTTGGGATTGTGATGGTATCACCGGTGATTGGTCATATATACTCTTATAGAGCTGATTTTAAAGGTGGAAAAGGGGTAGCCACCGCTTTTGGAGTGGTGTTTGGGATATCGCCTTTACTTGCTTTAAAGATGTTCTTGGTTTGGGCTGTTGTATTTTATCTTTTTAGATATGTATCTTTAGCTTCTATAACATCTGTGTTAGTAGGGTATTTTTTGTTTTTGGAAGGAGATTTTACTACATCTCAAAAACTTGGAGCTAGTTTGATAGCTTTTCTTATACTTTATAAGCACAAAGACAACATTTTTAGGCTTTTAAACAAAGAGGAATATAGGTTTAAATGA
- a CDS encoding phospholipase D family protein → MRLKFYLTPILIVIFSIFIFSCSSKPSGAKTININNAQVSVYFSPNGGASDAIIREIDHAHSFIDIAMYAFTSRPIGQAVIDAYKRGVKVRLVMDVREANTRYSRSRFFYRAGIPIKTLPVEETRFVKGLMHNKFAVIDGKEVITGSYNWTASAEKLNYENLLIIKSQKLADIYEKYFNWMFSIGNDFKPKEDSGY, encoded by the coding sequence ATGAGATTAAAATTTTATCTTACACCTATACTAATTGTCATTTTTAGTATATTTATATTTTCTTGCTCTTCTAAACCCTCTGGTGCCAAAACTATAAACATAAACAACGCACAAGTATCTGTGTATTTTTCACCCAACGGCGGGGCATCGGATGCTATCATAAGAGAGATCGATCATGCACATTCTTTTATAGATATAGCAATGTATGCTTTTACATCAAGACCCATCGGTCAGGCGGTTATAGATGCTTACAAAAGAGGCGTAAAAGTTAGACTTGTAATGGATGTAAGAGAAGCAAACACAAGATATTCAAGATCAAGGTTTTTTTACAGAGCCGGCATTCCTATAAAGACCTTACCCGTTGAAGAAACAAGGTTTGTAAAAGGTCTTATGCACAACAAATTCGCCGTTATAGATGGTAAAGAAGTAATCACTGGTTCTTACAACTGGACTGCATCTGCTGAAAAACTAAACTATGAAAACCTTCTTATTATTAAAAGCCAAAAACTAGCAGATATTTATGAAAAATACTTTAATTGGATGTTTTCTATAGGAAACGATTTTAAGCCTAAGGAAGATAGCGGTTATTGA
- the purD gene encoding phosphoribosylamine--glycine ligase, translated as MKAAVLGSGAREHAIVWKLRQDPRIKEIFVFPGNAGTSKIAKNVELDANNIEDIAKFIVDNSIDIVIPGQEIYLVKGIKDLIGDKSFVFGPSKKASNLESSKDFAKAFMSKYEIPTANYGSFTDPKKALNFIEDIGYPAVIKADGLASGKGVVIVSSRQEASQVLEDFMVKNKLGESGKKVVIEEFLRGEEASYIIAIKDGKFGVMPTSQDHKRLKDNDEGPNTGGMGAYSPAPIINKELDKKIIEKIVKPVMYGLGQEGLNYTGFLYIGLMISEGEPYVLEFNVRLGDPEAQVLMLNLKKELLDVISDPSVLQGSNTDEFAVGVVMACKNYPYSNCEPTPIRNLEKAQEKGTIIFQANTKLINDEIYSLGGRALTVCATSKDLKEALKKVYDAITLIDFKDAVYRKDIGQKAFKYL; from the coding sequence ATGAAAGCAGCAGTACTTGGTTCTGGAGCTAGAGAGCACGCTATAGTCTGGAAATTAAGACAAGATCCACGCATAAAAGAAATATTTGTTTTTCCAGGAAACGCCGGCACTTCTAAGATAGCTAAAAATGTTGAACTTGATGCAAACAATATAGAAGATATAGCTAAGTTTATTGTAGATAACTCTATAGATATAGTTATACCTGGACAAGAGATTTACTTGGTAAAGGGTATAAAAGATTTGATAGGGGATAAGTCGTTTGTTTTTGGTCCTTCAAAAAAAGCATCAAACCTTGAAAGCTCAAAAGACTTTGCCAAAGCTTTTATGTCAAAGTATGAAATACCTACTGCTAACTACGGTAGTTTTACAGATCCCAAAAAAGCGCTAAACTTTATAGAAGATATAGGTTATCCTGCTGTTATAAAAGCCGATGGTCTTGCCTCTGGTAAAGGTGTAGTGATAGTGTCTTCAAGACAAGAGGCTTCTCAAGTTTTAGAAGATTTTATGGTAAAAAATAAACTTGGTGAATCTGGAAAAAAAGTAGTGATAGAGGAATTTCTACGAGGAGAAGAAGCTTCTTATATAATAGCTATAAAAGATGGTAAGTTTGGTGTTATGCCCACATCTCAAGATCATAAGAGGTTAAAAGACAACGATGAAGGTCCTAACACCGGTGGTATGGGTGCTTATTCACCGGCCCCTATTATTAATAAAGAACTAGATAAAAAGATAATAGAGAAGATTGTAAAGCCTGTAATGTATGGCTTAGGACAAGAAGGTTTAAACTATACGGGGTTTTTGTATATAGGGCTTATGATATCTGAAGGAGAACCTTATGTTTTGGAGTTTAACGTAAGGCTTGGAGATCCAGAAGCCCAAGTACTTATGCTAAATCTAAAAAAAGAGCTTCTTGATGTAATATCTGATCCAAGTGTTTTGCAAGGCTCAAATACCGATGAGTTTGCAGTGGGTGTTGTGATGGCTTGTAAAAACTATCCTTATTCAAACTGTGAGCCAACACCTATAAGAAATTTGGAAAAAGCCCAAGAAAAAGGCACTATTATATTTCAAGCCAATACAAAACTTATAAACGATGAAATCTACTCTTTGGGTGGAAGAGCCCTAACCGTTTGTGCTACATCAAAAGATTTGAAAGAAGCTCTAAAAAAAGTATACGATGCTATAACTCTTATAGATTTTAAAGATGCTGTTTATAGAAAAGACATAGGTCAAAAAGCCTTTAAATACCTATGA
- a CDS encoding FAD-dependent oxidoreductase, protein MRYDVIIVGGGPAGLSCAITIGSAVEHEMEFAKGKKVLVIDNGNSDLKSAKLNNVPGIKRGTIGKELLEQIKDQAKEYSCVEILEDTVQKVLKNSGFIVQTASGNSFEADVVVLASGFKAFDIEGLDLDVVENPLSPKPGRVMIKTNKNYEALDKDGNAIENLYIAGLLAGFSSMFTCAAGSGVQVGINILNKYAGKPIVIHDVP, encoded by the coding sequence ATGAGATACGATGTAATAATTGTAGGTGGTGGACCAGCTGGGCTTTCTTGCGCTATAACTATTGGTTCTGCGGTAGAACACGAAATGGAGTTTGCCAAAGGCAAAAAGGTGCTTGTCATAGATAACGGTAATTCTGATCTTAAAAGCGCAAAACTAAACAACGTACCCGGTATAAAAAGAGGTACCATCGGAAAAGAACTATTAGAGCAGATAAAAGACCAAGCCAAAGAGTATTCTTGTGTAGAAATATTGGAAGATACGGTTCAAAAAGTTTTGAAAAATAGCGGTTTTATAGTGCAAACTGCTTCTGGCAATAGTTTCGAGGCTGATGTTGTAGTTTTAGCCTCTGGTTTTAAGGCTTTTGATATAGAAGGGTTAGACTTAGATGTTGTAGAAAATCCTCTTTCACCAAAACCAGGAAGGGTTATGATAAAAACAAACAAAAACTATGAGGCTCTTGATAAAGATGGCAACGCTATAGAAAATCTTTATATAGCAGGACTTTTAGCAGGTTTTAGCTCTATGTTTACTTGCGCGGCTGGTTCTGGTGTACAAGTGGGGATAAATATATTAAACAAATACGCTGGAAAACCAATAGTAATTCACGATGTTCCGTAA
- a CDS encoding PilZ domain-containing protein: protein MLEKDYIFKILAFLKARNKNVFIAWQEESVLNGSIATIVNVSSESISLAFEHQETLYSISPGKNVLVRTGILLRPLLFNVVSKEKSIANLNYINIVAVDREKRRFLRINLEDPIDATVIIINLFFQARIIDISEAGAGIIINTNKPLDAFSNKYADIQFTLLNNIIRMKIRFAWISKPNFEQFFVGVEFLADSFQKNKIQKFMIDNMYNIEQEMLEFLSFL from the coding sequence ATGCTTGAAAAAGATTATATTTTCAAGATTTTAGCGTTTTTAAAAGCTAGGAACAAGAATGTGTTTATAGCATGGCAAGAAGAATCGGTATTAAACGGTAGTATAGCAACTATAGTAAATGTATCAAGCGAATCTATATCTTTAGCTTTTGAGCATCAAGAAACGCTTTATTCTATATCTCCTGGCAAAAATGTGTTGGTTAGAACTGGCATACTTTTGAGGCCTCTTCTTTTTAATGTAGTGTCTAAAGAAAAATCTATAGCTAATCTTAATTATATCAACATAGTGGCTGTAGATAGAGAAAAAAGAAGATTTTTAAGGATAAATCTCGAGGATCCAATAGATGCCACCGTGATAATTATCAATCTGTTCTTCCAAGCAAGAATAATAGATATATCTGAGGCTGGAGCCGGTATTATAATAAACACAAATAAACCTTTAGACGCATTTTCCAATAAATATGCAGATATACAATTTACTCTTTTAAATAATATAATTAGAATGAAAATACGTTTTGCTTGGATAAGTAAACCAAACTTTGAGCAGTTTTTTGTTGGTGTTGAGTTTTTAGCGGATAGTTTTCAGAAAAATAAAATCCAAAAATTTATGATAGACAATATGTATAACATAGAACAAGAAATGCTTGAGTTTCTCAGTTTTTTGTGA
- the uvrA gene encoding excinuclease ABC subunit UvrA: protein MKNKTVHNYIIVKGARQHNLKNIDVDIPKNKLVVITGPSGSGKSSLAFDTIYAEGQRRYVESLSSYARQFLNVMDKPEVDSIEGLSPAIAIDQKTTSHNPRSTVGTITEIYDYIRVFWANLGKPKCPICGRVLEGLSAHEILEHIYNKYKNKKVQILSPIVRGKKGEFKDVFKSIEKRGFSRVKVDGNIYRISEVPSLNKNQKHDIDIIIDRLTLIEEDRPRALLAIEKALEHAQGLVKMEDVESSSFELFSENMVCPEHGFSIQELSPRLFSFNSPYGACPVCKGIGVKWEIDESALVDINAPTINAIRIFNEYQFFDYLKYPVLEILRKFKINPNTAFKNIPKEIRELILYGSRGNYSFYFEGIIPHLEQRYMNAEESDRVKDMLEGFIRENPCPVCEGSRLKQEALSVFVLDKNIWDVVKVSVDKTYEFFDSIEEKLTDKEKEIAKPLLKEIKNRIKFLLDVGLDYISLGRSANTLSGGEMQRIRLATQVGSKLTGVLYVLDEPSIGLHPRDTGKLINTLKELRDLGNTVIVVEHDHETIESADYVLELGPGAGKNGGYIVSKGSVEQIKKDKKSLTGGYLSGRLSIEIPKQRRKPQKGFLTIVGAKENNLKNITVRFPAGLFICVTGVSGSGKSSLVYDILWQYAKRHFYSSYEYIGKFDKIEGIELFDKAINVDQSPIGRTPRSNPATYVKVFDAIRELFSQTPEAKARGYTPGRFSFNVEGGRCEACQGEGVIKVEMHFLPPVYVTCDVCKGTRYNKETLDIRYNGKNISDVLNMTVDEAYEFFKNIPSISKKLKLLQEVGLGYIPLGQNATTLSGGEAQRIKLSKELSKKDTGNTLYLLDEPTTGLHTDDIKKLISILQRLVDKGNTVVVIEHNLDVIKCADWIIDIGPESGDKGGYLLFEGPPEELIHHPHSYTAKALKPILEV, encoded by the coding sequence ATGAAAAACAAAACAGTACATAACTATATAATAGTAAAAGGTGCAAGACAACACAATCTTAAGAATATAGATGTAGATATTCCAAAAAATAAGCTTGTAGTAATAACAGGCCCTTCTGGTAGTGGTAAATCCTCTTTGGCTTTTGATACGATATATGCGGAAGGGCAAAGAAGGTATGTGGAATCTTTATCTTCTTACGCAAGGCAATTTTTAAATGTCATGGATAAACCAGAAGTAGATAGCATAGAAGGTTTGTCTCCTGCCATTGCCATAGACCAGAAAACCACCTCTCACAACCCACGCTCTACGGTGGGTACTATCACAGAAATATACGATTATATAAGGGTTTTTTGGGCAAACCTTGGAAAACCAAAATGTCCTATATGCGGAAGGGTTTTGGAAGGGCTTTCGGCTCATGAAATATTGGAGCATATATACAACAAATATAAAAACAAAAAGGTTCAGATTCTTTCTCCCATAGTAAGGGGGAAGAAAGGCGAGTTTAAAGATGTTTTTAAAAGCATAGAAAAACGGGGATTTTCAAGGGTAAAAGTAGACGGCAATATATACAGAATATCAGAAGTGCCTTCTCTTAACAAAAATCAAAAACACGATATAGACATTATAATAGATAGACTTACTTTGATTGAAGAAGATAGGCCAAGGGCTTTGCTTGCTATAGAAAAAGCCCTAGAACACGCCCAAGGGCTTGTTAAGATGGAAGACGTTGAGTCTTCTTCTTTTGAGCTTTTTAGTGAAAATATGGTTTGTCCAGAGCATGGATTTTCTATACAAGAGCTTAGCCCAAGACTTTTTAGCTTCAACTCTCCATACGGTGCTTGTCCTGTTTGTAAAGGTATTGGTGTAAAATGGGAGATAGACGAATCCGCTCTTGTAGATATCAACGCACCTACTATAAACGCCATTAGGATATTTAACGAATATCAGTTTTTTGATTATTTAAAGTATCCAGTTTTAGAGATTTTAAGAAAGTTTAAAATAAACCCAAATACAGCTTTTAAAAATATACCTAAAGAAATAAGAGAGCTTATACTTTATGGCTCAAGAGGCAACTACAGTTTTTATTTTGAAGGTATCATACCGCACTTAGAACAAAGATATATGAACGCTGAAGAATCTGATCGTGTTAAAGATATGCTTGAGGGTTTTATAAGAGAAAACCCATGTCCTGTGTGTGAAGGTTCTAGGTTAAAGCAAGAAGCTTTGTCTGTTTTTGTGCTTGATAAAAATATATGGGATGTAGTAAAAGTATCGGTGGATAAAACCTATGAGTTTTTTGATAGCATAGAAGAGAAGCTAACTGACAAAGAAAAAGAGATAGCAAAACCACTTTTAAAAGAAATAAAAAACCGTATAAAGTTTTTATTAGATGTGGGTCTTGATTACATATCTTTGGGAAGGAGTGCAAATACGCTATCCGGTGGCGAGATGCAACGTATAAGACTTGCTACACAAGTAGGTTCTAAACTCACCGGCGTTTTATACGTGTTGGATGAGCCATCCATTGGTCTTCATCCAAGAGACACTGGAAAGCTTATAAACACATTAAAGGAGTTAAGGGATCTTGGAAACACCGTTATAGTGGTAGAACATGATCACGAAACTATAGAATCGGCCGACTACGTGTTGGAGCTTGGGCCAGGTGCTGGTAAAAACGGCGGTTATATAGTATCTAAAGGTAGCGTAGAGCAGATTAAAAAAGATAAGAAATCTCTAACGGGTGGTTATCTTTCAGGTAGGCTTTCTATAGAAATACCAAAACAAAGAAGAAAACCCCAAAAAGGCTTTCTTACTATAGTAGGGGCCAAGGAAAACAACTTAAAAAATATAACGGTAAGATTTCCGGCTGGGCTTTTTATATGTGTAACAGGGGTTTCTGGTAGTGGAAAATCAAGCTTGGTTTACGATATACTTTGGCAATACGCTAAAAGACATTTTTATAGTTCTTACGAGTATATAGGTAAGTTTGATAAGATAGAGGGTATTGAGCTTTTTGACAAAGCCATAAATGTAGACCAATCTCCCATAGGAAGGACTCCCAGAAGCAATCCAGCCACCTATGTAAAAGTCTTTGATGCTATAAGAGAGCTTTTTAGCCAAACCCCCGAGGCAAAAGCGAGAGGATATACACCGGGTAGGTTTTCTTTCAACGTAGAGGGTGGGCGTTGCGAGGCTTGTCAAGGAGAAGGTGTTATAAAAGTTGAGATGCACTTTTTGCCCCCTGTCTATGTAACTTGTGATGTTTGTAAAGGTACAAGATACAACAAAGAAACGCTTGATATAAGATATAACGGTAAAAATATATCGGACGTTTTAAATATGACAGTAGACGAAGCTTACGAATTTTTTAAGAATATACCTTCTATATCAAAAAAGTTAAAGCTACTTCAAGAGGTGGGACTTGGTTATATACCACTTGGTCAAAACGCTACTACTTTGTCTGGCGGGGAAGCTCAGAGGATAAAGCTTTCAAAAGAACTTTCCAAAAAAGATACCGGCAACACCCTTTATCTTCTTGATGAACCTACTACAGGTCTTCATACTGACGATATAAAAAAGCTCATCTCTATACTTCAAAGGTTGGTTGATAAGGGAAATACTGTAGTGGTGATAGAGCATAACTTAGATGTTATAAAATGTGCAGATTGGATAATAGATATAGGACCAGAAAGCGGTGATAAAGGAGGATATCTTCTTTTTGAAGGTCCACCAGAAGAGCTTATCCATCATCCGCATTCCTACACTGCAAAAGCGCTTAAACCTATTTTGGAGGTTTAA
- a CDS encoding NYN domain-containing protein, with the protein MMLVPNSRKIAGIFIDGTNLYFVQKQFLDFKVDILKLVRYFANYFVIYNTFFYLAYKEEEEKQNKFYRMLTFGGVTVIKKAVKQLKDGSMKGNLDVDLAMDCLLTKDNYDVAILVTGDSDFEKLINILRTFGKQIIVVSTKDSSSIELVNICDLFVELKDLAPFIKLEEHEKQNST; encoded by the coding sequence ATGATGCTGGTGCCAAACTCTAGGAAAATAGCTGGTATCTTTATAGATGGGACAAACCTTTACTTTGTCCAAAAACAGTTTTTGGATTTTAAAGTAGATATATTAAAGTTAGTTAGATATTTTGCGAACTACTTTGTTATATACAATACTTTTTTTTATCTGGCTTATAAAGAAGAAGAGGAAAAGCAAAATAAGTTTTACAGAATGCTTACCTTTGGCGGTGTTACTGTCATCAAAAAAGCTGTAAAACAATTAAAAGACGGCAGCATGAAGGGAAACCTTGATGTAGACCTTGCGATGGATTGCCTTCTTACCAAAGATAACTACGATGTAGCGATACTTGTAACCGGAGATAGCGATTTTGAAAAGCTTATAAATATACTTAGGACCTTTGGCAAACAGATAATAGTAGTCTCTACAAAAGATAGCTCTTCTATAGAGCTTGTAAATATATGTGACCTTTTTGTGGAGTTAAAAGATTTGGCACCTTTTATAAAATTAGAAGAGCATGAAAAACAAAACAGTACATAA
- a CDS encoding nucleotide exchange factor GrpE: protein MEEEIKQENENIQEEQEITKEELLEKYSNLEKEYEAQKERCSKLESLLRVSNEKLVSLQKELEQLKEHYRKEREHLKKYAHEGIVKDMLDVIDNFERAMAQFSNMESLDQNTKNILLGIDMIYKDLKNILKKHGVEELELKGQIFDPTIAEAVDTIQDDNLGPDEIVEVITKGYKLHDKVIRAARVVVNVAREEIT, encoded by the coding sequence ATGGAAGAAGAAATCAAGCAAGAAAATGAGAATATTCAAGAAGAACAGGAAATCACAAAAGAAGAGCTGTTGGAAAAATATTCCAATTTAGAAAAAGAATACGAAGCACAAAAAGAAAGATGTTCAAAGTTAGAGAGTCTTTTAAGAGTGTCAAATGAAAAATTGGTTTCTTTGCAAAAAGAATTAGAGCAATTGAAAGAGCATTATAGAAAAGAACGAGAGCATCTTAAAAAATACGCTCACGAGGGCATAGTAAAAGATATGCTTGATGTAATTGATAATTTTGAAAGGGCGATGGCTCAGTTTAGCAACATGGAATCTTTGGACCAAAATACAAAAAATATACTTTTAGGTATAGATATGATATATAAAGATTTAAAGAACATACTCAAAAAGCATGGAGTTGAGGAGTTGGAGCTAAAAGGGCAAATCTTTGATCCTACCATAGCGGAAGCTGTAGATACAATTCAAGACGATAACCTTGGACCAGATGAAATAGTTGAAGTAATTACAAAAGGCTATAAATTGCACGATAAGGTTATAAGAGCGGCAAGGGTAGTGGTAAACGTAGCAAGAGAAGAAATCACATGA